Proteins found in one Corynebacterium canis genomic segment:
- the istA gene encoding IS21 family transposase — protein sequence MPYRVISAQTGAAPATISKAVKAMASQGITSVEQIRGLSDEDLARIVGDRRRAVSDKFVPIDMDAVIAARTGRKKTPLNVLWASYVEQPAPIGLRHYSYERFRQIVAADVASRGFTARIVHSPGATMQVDWAGTKMHLKDPVTGKRTRVSIFVATLPYSGMIFATGRLDERQHNWHEAHRLAFEYFGGVAEVIVPDNAATATNSVHRSGRGPRRINDAYEEFLAHYGTAAYATPAASPTYKGNVEAGVKVVSSRVIGKLKNRSFAWLDDLNAAIAAQVDAINDHVPFRDQQVSRRQIFTECEASFLGALPARPYEPVQWRKSKVAPNWHITFDTAHYSVPYTLIGSTVDVRIRGMAVDVFHDGALVAQHAKATRRGAYSTEAELHGPPGLEVPGNLWSADYFRSQASRIGPATRRAMDSLLASRPIIAQAYQPARSILSLGKGDNKGILELACQRLTAGDKPRAVSYTAVKTMMAAIRAEAASRPEASTRSAMPDDRQRGSQTALPLLANRNGMLGGADQFRLGNLTTNPGVEQQEGTTR from the coding sequence GTGCCGTATCGTGTCATTTCGGCGCAGACGGGTGCCGCGCCGGCGACCATTTCTAAAGCTGTGAAAGCTATGGCCTCCCAGGGGATTACCTCGGTGGAGCAGATTCGTGGTTTGTCGGATGAGGATCTTGCCAGGATTGTTGGTGATCGGCGTCGGGCTGTGTCGGATAAGTTTGTGCCGATCGATATGGATGCGGTGATCGCTGCGCGGACCGGTCGGAAGAAAACACCGTTGAATGTGTTGTGGGCTAGCTATGTTGAGCAGCCTGCGCCGATTGGGTTGCGGCACTATTCGTATGAGCGATTTCGTCAGATTGTGGCAGCTGATGTGGCGTCTCGGGGTTTTACCGCGAGGATTGTGCATTCGCCGGGGGCGACGATGCAGGTGGATTGGGCGGGTACCAAGATGCATCTGAAGGATCCTGTGACGGGCAAGCGTACGAGGGTCAGCATTTTTGTTGCGACGCTGCCGTATTCAGGGATGATTTTTGCGACGGGCAGGCTGGATGAGCGTCAGCATAACTGGCATGAGGCTCATCGCTTGGCGTTTGAGTATTTTGGCGGTGTTGCCGAGGTGATTGTGCCGGATAATGCTGCGACCGCGACGAATTCGGTCCATCGTAGCGGGCGCGGACCGCGAAGGATCAATGATGCGTATGAGGAGTTTTTGGCGCATTACGGCACGGCTGCCTATGCCACGCCCGCGGCGTCGCCGACATATAAGGGAAACGTCGAAGCAGGCGTAAAAGTTGTCAGCAGTCGGGTCATCGGAAAACTTAAGAACCGATCGTTTGCTTGGCTGGATGATTTGAATGCGGCGATTGCTGCCCAGGTCGACGCGATCAATGATCATGTGCCGTTTCGGGATCAGCAGGTCTCGCGCCGGCAGATCTTTACCGAATGTGAGGCTTCGTTTCTTGGGGCTCTGCCAGCCAGGCCATACGAGCCGGTCCAATGGCGCAAATCAAAGGTGGCGCCCAACTGGCACATCACTTTTGATACCGCCCACTATTCGGTGCCGTATACCCTCATCGGCAGCACCGTCGACGTGCGGATTCGTGGTATGGCGGTTGATGTATTTCACGATGGGGCCCTTGTCGCTCAACACGCTAAAGCAACGCGGCGGGGGGCGTATTCCACGGAAGCTGAATTACATGGCCCTCCCGGGCTGGAAGTGCCGGGTAATTTGTGGTCAGCCGACTATTTTCGCTCCCAAGCATCCCGTATCGGGCCCGCAACCCGCCGAGCGATGGATTCATTATTGGCTTCCCGCCCAATCATCGCCCAGGCTTACCAGCCAGCACGGTCAATCTTGTCGCTGGGCAAGGGAGACAATAAAGGCATCCTTGAACTTGCCTGCCAACGCCTGACTGCAGGAGACAAGCCACGAGCCGTGTCGTATACAGCGGTGAAAACGATGATGGCGGCTATTCGTGCAGAGGCCGCCTCACGCCCAGAGGCCAGTACTCGCAGCGCCATGCCAGATGATCGGCAGCGCGGATCCCAAACAGCGTTGCCGCTGCTTGCAAACAGAAACGGCATGCTTGGCGGCGCCGATCAATTCCGCCTCGGCAATCTCACCACTAATCCAGGCGTCGAACAGCAAGAAGGAACAACGCGATGA
- a CDS encoding HsdM family class I SAM-dependent methyltransferase, with amino-acid sequence MELINDLDIKNRDITGDLYEYMLSKLATSGTNGQFRTPQHIIDLLVELMAPQLGEKIVDPACGTAGFLINAAEWMKRKHKEDLYKPAVREQFYRDTFTGYDFDRAMIRIAAMNSYMHGFDEPNITYRDSLGELPVHEHEHYDVILANPPFAGSLDEERVDPAIRKIATTKSTELLFLARFLILLKVGGRAAVIVPEGVLFGSTKAHKALRKELVENQKLDAVIKLPSGVFKPYSGVSTAVLCFTKTNSGGTDEVWFYDMLADGRSLDDKRTPLLPEHLLGPAPHEVVTEANRFADPVFVELTEEQLQKNNLPDLLTRFHNRNSSERDRTRTDQSFTVSIEDIRATGYELSMNRYKEIVFEDGETRDPHEILDEIAALDEEISETLAKVRGLIGGAK; translated from the coding sequence ATGGAGCTGATTAACGATCTCGACATTAAAAATCGTGACATCACCGGCGACCTGTACGAATACATGCTCTCCAAGCTGGCCACCTCAGGTACGAACGGTCAGTTCCGTACCCCGCAGCACATCATCGACCTGCTGGTTGAACTCATGGCGCCGCAACTTGGTGAGAAAATCGTCGACCCCGCCTGCGGCACCGCAGGTTTCCTCATTAACGCCGCAGAATGGATGAAGCGCAAGCACAAAGAGGACCTGTACAAACCAGCGGTCCGCGAGCAGTTCTACCGCGACACTTTTACGGGTTACGATTTCGACCGCGCCATGATCCGCATCGCCGCCATGAATAGCTACATGCATGGCTTCGATGAGCCCAATATCACCTACCGCGATTCTCTTGGCGAACTCCCCGTCCATGAGCACGAGCATTACGACGTGATCTTGGCCAACCCGCCCTTCGCTGGCAGCCTCGACGAAGAACGCGTCGACCCAGCAATTCGAAAAATCGCCACAACTAAAAGCACCGAGTTGCTGTTCCTCGCACGATTCCTTATTTTGCTTAAAGTCGGTGGTCGAGCAGCAGTTATCGTCCCCGAAGGCGTACTATTCGGGTCTACCAAAGCCCACAAAGCATTGCGTAAAGAACTGGTAGAAAACCAAAAACTCGACGCAGTTATCAAACTCCCTTCAGGCGTATTCAAACCCTATTCTGGGGTCTCCACGGCCGTTCTATGCTTCACTAAAACCAATTCCGGTGGCACTGATGAAGTCTGGTTCTACGACATGCTTGCCGATGGTCGCAGTCTCGATGACAAGCGCACCCCGCTGCTGCCCGAGCATCTCCTTGGCCCGGCACCACACGAAGTGGTTACAGAAGCAAACCGGTTTGCTGATCCTGTTTTTGTTGAACTGACTGAAGAACAACTGCAGAAGAATAATCTTCCCGATCTACTTACTAGATTCCACAACCGTAATTCAAGCGAACGTGACCGAACTCGCACGGACCAAAGTTTCACGGTCAGCATCGAGGATATCCGAGCCACCGGCTACGAACTGTCGATGAACCGTTATAAAGAAATCGTTTTTGAAGACGGAGAAACCCGCGACCCTCACGAAATCCTCGATGAGATCGCAGCTCTTGATGAAGAAATTTCTGAAACGCTTGCCAAAGTACGTGGTCTTATTGGGGGTGCGAAGTGA
- the pgk gene encoding phosphoglycerate kinase, whose product MTVKNLKDLLAEGVDGRYVLVRSDFNVPLNENREITDAGRIKASLPTLKALTEGGAKVIVMAHLGRPKGEVNEKYSLAPVAAALSEELGQYVALAADVVGEDAHERANGLTEGDVLLLENVRFDPRETSKDEAERGEFADQLVALAPGGAFVSDGFGVVHRAQTSVYDVAKRLPHYAGGLVEKEINVLQKVAEAPAKPYVVVLGGSKVSDKLGVIEALAPKTDALIIGGGMCYTFLAAQGYDVQKSLLQEEMIDTCKDLLARYGDSIVLPVDLVAASEFAPDAEKKIVGLDGIPEGWMSLDIGPESVAKFAETLATAKTVFWNGPMGVFEMEAFADGTRGVAQAIIDATAKGCFSVVGGGDSAASVRVLGLDEDGFSHISTGGGASLEFLEGKELPGVAILQ is encoded by the coding sequence ATGACTGTAAAGAACCTGAAGGACTTGCTCGCCGAAGGTGTCGATGGGCGTTACGTCCTCGTCCGCTCCGACTTCAATGTCCCGCTCAATGAGAACCGCGAGATTACGGACGCCGGACGCATTAAGGCATCCCTGCCCACCTTGAAAGCATTGACGGAGGGCGGCGCCAAAGTCATTGTCATGGCTCACCTGGGCCGCCCCAAGGGCGAGGTGAATGAGAAGTATTCGCTGGCCCCCGTCGCCGCGGCCCTGTCCGAGGAGCTCGGCCAGTACGTTGCGCTCGCCGCCGATGTGGTGGGCGAGGATGCGCACGAGCGCGCCAACGGCCTCACCGAGGGCGATGTGCTGCTGCTGGAGAACGTCCGTTTTGATCCCCGCGAGACCTCCAAGGATGAGGCGGAGCGCGGCGAATTCGCCGATCAGCTCGTCGCCCTGGCCCCCGGTGGTGCCTTCGTGTCCGATGGTTTCGGCGTGGTGCACCGCGCGCAGACCTCGGTGTATGACGTGGCTAAGCGCCTTCCGCACTATGCCGGCGGCTTGGTGGAGAAGGAAATCAATGTGCTGCAGAAGGTGGCCGAGGCCCCCGCAAAGCCTTATGTGGTGGTGCTGGGCGGCTCCAAGGTTTCCGATAAGCTCGGCGTGATCGAGGCGCTGGCCCCGAAGACCGACGCCCTGATTATCGGCGGCGGCATGTGCTACACCTTCCTCGCGGCGCAGGGCTACGATGTGCAAAAGTCCCTGCTGCAGGAAGAAATGATCGATACCTGCAAGGACCTGCTGGCCCGCTACGGCGACAGCATCGTGCTCCCCGTCGACCTGGTCGCGGCCTCCGAGTTCGCCCCGGATGCGGAAAAGAAGATCGTGGGCCTAGACGGCATTCCGGAAGGCTGGATGAGCCTGGATATCGGCCCGGAGTCCGTGGCCAAGTTCGCCGAAACCCTGGCCACCGCAAAGACGGTGTTCTGGAACGGCCCCATGGGTGTGTTCGAGATGGAGGCTTTCGCCGACGGCACCCGCGGCGTGGCCCAGGCCATTATCGATGCCACCGCTAAGGGCTGCTTCTCCGTGGTCGGCGGCGGCGATTCCGCGGCTTCCGTGCGCGTGCTCGGCCTCGATGAGGATGGTTTCTCCCACATTTCCACCGGCGGCGGCGCTTCCCTCGAATTCCTCGAGGGCAAGGAACTGCCGGGCGTGGCAATCCTGCAATGA
- a CDS encoding type I restriction-modification system subunit M N-terminal domain-containing protein: protein MITGSLKNQVDRVWDTFWSGGISNPMDVIEQFTYLLFIRQLDERQNEIDQKKLLGITVHEEENIFTDDQDDLRWKNLMQIGDPEQLHTVMATQVFPFLRTIGTGMFRTRFLKCFGGDREAPEWASCSGDVGSGAWWCVWLGQSHVGPVEVDDFGAADEAVE from the coding sequence ATGATTACAGGTTCTTTGAAGAACCAAGTAGACCGCGTATGGGATACCTTCTGGTCCGGGGGAATCTCCAACCCGATGGATGTGATTGAGCAGTTTACCTATCTGCTGTTTATCCGCCAGCTGGACGAGCGCCAAAACGAGATCGACCAAAAGAAACTCCTTGGCATCACAGTCCACGAAGAGGAAAACATCTTTACTGATGATCAAGATGACCTCAGGTGGAAAAACCTTATGCAGATTGGTGACCCCGAGCAACTGCATACCGTTATGGCAACCCAGGTCTTCCCGTTTCTCAGAACTATCGGTACCGGCATGTTTAGAACGCGTTTTTTGAAGTGCTTTGGTGGTGATCGTGAAGCGCCAGAGTGGGCATCGTGTAGTGGTGATGTTGGCTCTGGCGCTTGGTGGTGTGTGTGGTTAGGTCAGTCGCATGTTGGGCCCGTCGAGGTTGATGATTTCGGCGCCGCCGATGAGGCGGTTGAGTAG
- the secG gene encoding preprotein translocase subunit SecG, which translates to MVIALQIVLVLSCLLMTMFVLLHKGKGGGLSSLFGGGVQSNLSGSTVVEKNLNRMTVLMAIIWVACIIGLNLIQVYAT; encoded by the coding sequence ATGGTTATTGCACTTCAAATCGTCCTCGTGCTGTCCTGCCTGCTGATGACGATGTTCGTCCTGCTCCACAAGGGCAAGGGCGGAGGCCTCTCCAGCCTCTTCGGCGGTGGCGTGCAATCAAACCTCTCCGGCTCCACAGTGGTGGAAAAAAACCTCAACCGCATGACCGTCCTCATGGCAATCATCTGGGTGGCATGCATCATTGGGCTGAATCTGATCCAGGTATACGCCACCTAG
- a CDS encoding ATP-binding protein has translation MTDPTIHLDHTWLPAFTKLRLTAFGEAAIDIANDPAFDHWTFSQKIAYALDKEVAARQERKIAKLLKQSQSPNPDACIEELHYRPDRTLNRESITRLAACQWITNNTNVVILGKSSVGKTYLAEALLNAACRREHTALFYRTNELAAQLAVLDFTDPKRLELTTRLAQIDLLVLDDFLTTPIHGDTAHALFNILATREHRGSTMITSQFVPEQWYESIPDKVVAESLLNRLIGGAEIINLDGPNMRLT, from the coding sequence ATGACCGACCCCACAATTCACCTCGACCACACATGGCTACCCGCATTCACCAAACTGCGCTTAACAGCATTCGGTGAAGCGGCCATCGACATCGCCAACGATCCCGCGTTCGATCACTGGACATTCAGCCAAAAAATTGCGTACGCGCTGGACAAAGAGGTCGCAGCCCGGCAGGAACGAAAAATCGCCAAACTACTCAAGCAATCCCAGTCGCCAAACCCTGATGCTTGCATAGAAGAGCTCCATTACCGGCCAGACCGCACCCTCAACCGCGAGTCAATAACACGCCTCGCCGCCTGTCAATGGATCACCAACAACACCAACGTTGTAATCCTTGGTAAATCATCGGTCGGTAAAACCTACCTCGCCGAAGCCCTGCTCAACGCAGCATGCCGCCGCGAACACACCGCCCTGTTCTATCGAACCAACGAGCTCGCAGCCCAACTCGCCGTCCTAGACTTCACAGATCCAAAACGCCTCGAACTCACCACGCGGCTTGCCCAAATAGATCTCCTAGTCCTCGACGACTTCCTCACCACCCCAATCCACGGCGACACCGCTCACGCCCTCTTTAACATCCTGGCAACACGAGAACACCGCGGATCCACCATGATCACATCACAATTCGTACCAGAACAATGGTACGAATCCATCCCCGATAAAGTCGTCGCAGAATCACTACTCAACCGCCTCATCGGCGGCGCCGAAATCATCAACCTCGACGGGCCCAACATGCGACTGACCTAA
- the tpiA gene encoding triose-phosphate isomerase — MARKPLIAGNWKMNLNHLEATATVQKLAFALPKEYYDKVDVAVTVPFTDLRSVQTLIEGDKLQITYGAQDVSQHESGAYTGEISAEMLAKLGCTWVVVGHSERREYHGESDELVAAKAKAALGKGISPIVCVGEKLEVREAGNHVPFVVDQTRKSLAGLSSEELSRTVIAYEPVWAIGTGKVASAADAQEVCAAIRETIREIAGDEIADAIRILYGGSVKEDSVAEIVGQPDVDGGLVGGASLNGEAFAKLCAHAVS; from the coding sequence ATGGCACGTAAGCCACTGATTGCTGGCAACTGGAAAATGAACCTCAACCACCTTGAGGCCACCGCGACCGTGCAGAAGCTGGCGTTTGCACTGCCGAAGGAGTATTACGACAAGGTTGATGTCGCCGTCACCGTCCCGTTTACGGACCTACGCTCGGTGCAAACCCTGATCGAGGGCGATAAGCTGCAGATCACCTACGGCGCCCAAGACGTTTCCCAGCACGAGTCCGGCGCCTACACCGGTGAGATTTCCGCCGAGATGCTGGCAAAACTGGGCTGCACCTGGGTTGTGGTCGGCCACTCCGAGCGCCGCGAATACCACGGCGAAAGCGACGAATTGGTCGCCGCAAAGGCCAAGGCAGCGCTGGGTAAGGGCATTAGCCCCATCGTATGTGTGGGCGAAAAGCTGGAGGTCCGCGAGGCGGGCAACCACGTGCCCTTCGTGGTGGATCAGACCCGCAAGTCCCTGGCCGGGCTGTCCAGCGAGGAGCTGTCCCGCACCGTGATCGCCTACGAGCCGGTGTGGGCCATCGGCACCGGTAAGGTCGCGTCCGCGGCGGACGCCCAGGAGGTGTGCGCGGCGATCCGCGAGACCATTCGGGAGATCGCCGGTGATGAGATCGCGGATGCGATCCGCATTCTCTACGGTGGTTCCGTCAAGGAAGATTCCGTTGCGGAGATCGTGGGCCAGCCCGACGTGGATGGTGGCCTGGTGGGCGGCGCTTCGCTCAATGGTGAGGCGTTTGCCAAGCTGTGCGCCCACGCAGTTTCCTAG
- a CDS encoding restriction endonuclease subunit S, with protein MVKLGEVSALNPRRDQSISDATIISFIEMKSLLESGSVCPVIQSAKKYLKGYSTFRNHDVLVAKSTPCFQNNKIGLARIDTSYGFGTTEFHVLRAQEELLAPEYLVLFLRQQKVLAAGEARMTGSGGQRRVPKSFLENLKIPLPPLNEQKRIAEILGGVADCLIAVQSEIDKVESLVAGVISRFSDDGKMMRLDELAVISGGLSLGSHRKSKPLTSKYLRVANVFWGQVSYEEIKELKCTEKELERTILQDGDIVIVEAHANKFQVGRSATIRNCNEQLVFQNHLFRARPVAGIDSDVLAAMLSSFIVRRQLYQMAKTTSGLNTISISQVRSLQIPVPTDSGQVALNSNLRQLDHLCQLLRQKLALLEELQRSLSARAFDGRP; from the coding sequence ATGGTGAAGTTGGGTGAGGTATCTGCTCTTAATCCGCGCCGAGATCAATCTATTTCTGACGCAACTATTATTAGTTTCATCGAAATGAAGTCGTTGCTTGAAAGTGGATCAGTCTGCCCGGTTATACAATCTGCGAAAAAGTACCTTAAAGGGTATTCCACATTTCGAAATCACGATGTTTTGGTAGCAAAAAGTACTCCCTGTTTCCAAAACAATAAAATTGGCTTAGCGCGCATAGACACTAGCTATGGTTTTGGAACCACAGAGTTTCATGTACTGCGAGCTCAGGAGGAATTACTTGCACCCGAGTATTTAGTACTTTTTCTAAGGCAACAGAAAGTACTAGCTGCAGGTGAAGCTCGGATGACAGGAAGTGGTGGGCAACGGCGAGTACCAAAGTCATTTTTGGAAAATTTAAAAATCCCTCTCCCTCCCCTCAATGAGCAAAAACGAATCGCGGAGATTCTGGGTGGGGTAGCTGATTGCTTAATCGCAGTTCAGTCGGAGATTGATAAGGTTGAGTCTTTAGTTGCAGGCGTGATTTCTCGGTTTTCCGACGATGGTAAAATGATGCGGCTTGATGAGTTAGCCGTGATTTCTGGCGGCTTGTCATTAGGGTCTCATCGAAAGAGCAAGCCTTTGACATCAAAGTACTTACGTGTAGCAAATGTTTTTTGGGGGCAAGTCTCGTACGAAGAAATAAAAGAGTTAAAATGCACAGAGAAGGAACTGGAACGAACTATCCTGCAAGACGGTGATATTGTTATCGTAGAGGCTCATGCGAATAAGTTTCAAGTAGGTAGATCTGCCACTATTCGAAACTGTAATGAGCAATTGGTTTTTCAGAATCATTTATTTCGAGCGCGACCCGTTGCAGGTATAGATAGTGATGTTTTGGCTGCGATGCTGAGTAGTTTTATTGTGCGACGACAACTGTACCAAATGGCAAAGACTACTTCTGGTCTTAACACAATTTCGATCTCTCAAGTGCGATCACTTCAGATTCCAGTTCCGACAGATTCGGGGCAGGTCGCGCTAAATTCCAATTTGCGGCAACTAGATCACCTTTGCCAACTTCTGCGTCAAAAACTTGCGTTGCTTGAGGAGCTGCAACGGTCACTTTCCGCACGTGCGTTCGATGGGCGGCCGTAA
- the ppc gene encoding phosphoenolpyruvate carboxylase: MTENLRDDIRYLGRILGNVIREQEGNEAFERVEQARRMSLSGGVDELVALFRNEEPAKLITVARAFNHFALLANLAEDLHDEQAIDARIDAPDSTLEATWRKLADADVEFHDVQRMLKHAEVAPVLTAHPTETRRRTVFDAQKHITELMQLRRKLLETQPESKRLATIERDITRRITMLWQTALIRAVRPRIEDEIEVGLRYYSLSLLQEIPAINHDVATELRARFGPDVPDVAMIKPGSWIGGDHDGNPYVTASTLHYATSRAAETVLRYYIRQLHALEHELSLSDRLSEVTVELVQLASKGHNDVPSRVDEPYRRAIHGMRGRMMSTVAKLINEDAVEGTWFKVHEPYTEPAEFAADLDIIDASLRNSNDDIIADDRLGTLRAAVASFGFHLYSMDMRQNSDSFESVIAEVFRGARIHPDYASLSEQEKRRLLVTELASPRPIIPARCAPWTEATQRELDIFAEAARSVEQFGERMVPHCIISMATSVSDILEPMILLKEFGLIRADGDRPTGTVDVIPLFETIEDLQAGARILRELWQLPLYRNYLQQRGNVQEVMLGYSDSNKDGGYFAANWALYDAELDIVRACRDNGVTLRFFHGRGGTVGRGGGPSYEAILAQPNGAVQGAVRITEQGEIISAKYGNPASARRNLEALVSATVEASLLDVEELADRSRAYEIMREIANLSQQKYASLVHEEPGFIEYFTSSTPLHEIGALNIGSRPSSRKQTESISDLRAIPWVLSWSQSRVMLPGWFGVGTALQQWVGGDVERLAELRTLYKTWPFFTSVLSNMAQVMSKADLELARLYATLVDNREVAERVANTLSEEYALTLEMYLTIIEAESLLADNPALERSVRSRFPYLLPLNVIQLELLRRYRAGDAREVVSRGIQLTMNGLSTALRNSG; this comes from the coding sequence GTGACTGAAAACCTCCGGGATGACATCCGTTACCTGGGCCGAATCCTCGGCAATGTCATCCGCGAACAGGAGGGGAATGAAGCATTCGAACGCGTGGAGCAGGCGCGCCGAATGTCCCTCAGCGGCGGGGTGGACGAGCTGGTTGCGTTGTTCCGCAACGAGGAGCCTGCCAAGCTGATTACGGTGGCGCGCGCCTTTAACCATTTTGCGCTGCTGGCTAACCTCGCCGAGGATTTGCACGACGAGCAGGCGATTGACGCGCGTATCGACGCCCCGGACTCGACGCTCGAGGCAACCTGGCGCAAGCTCGCTGACGCCGATGTGGAATTCCACGATGTGCAGCGCATGCTGAAACATGCGGAGGTGGCGCCGGTGCTTACGGCACATCCCACCGAAACCCGGCGGCGTACCGTGTTCGACGCCCAAAAACACATTACCGAGCTGATGCAGCTCCGCCGCAAGCTTTTGGAAACCCAGCCGGAATCGAAACGGCTTGCGACCATCGAGCGGGACATCACCCGGCGCATCACCATGCTGTGGCAGACCGCCCTGATCCGCGCCGTCCGCCCCCGAATCGAAGATGAGATCGAGGTGGGCCTGCGTTATTATTCGCTGAGCCTGCTGCAGGAAATCCCGGCGATCAACCACGATGTGGCCACCGAGCTCCGTGCCCGATTCGGCCCGGATGTGCCCGATGTTGCCATGATCAAGCCGGGTTCGTGGATCGGCGGTGACCATGACGGAAACCCCTATGTCACGGCGTCGACACTCCACTACGCCACCTCGCGGGCGGCGGAAACGGTGCTGCGCTACTATATCCGCCAGCTGCACGCACTGGAGCACGAATTGAGCCTGTCGGATCGGCTGAGCGAGGTCACCGTGGAGCTGGTGCAGCTCGCGTCGAAGGGGCACAACGATGTTCCAAGCCGCGTCGACGAACCGTACAGGCGTGCGATACACGGAATGCGTGGGCGCATGATGTCCACCGTGGCAAAACTCATCAATGAGGACGCCGTGGAGGGCACGTGGTTTAAGGTGCACGAGCCGTATACCGAGCCCGCCGAATTCGCCGCGGACTTGGATATCATCGATGCCTCGCTACGCAATTCCAACGACGATATTATTGCCGACGATCGCCTGGGCACCCTCCGCGCGGCCGTCGCGAGCTTTGGTTTTCACCTGTATTCCATGGACATGCGGCAGAATTCCGATTCCTTTGAATCCGTAATCGCCGAGGTTTTTCGCGGCGCGCGCATCCACCCCGACTATGCCTCGTTGAGCGAGCAGGAGAAGCGTCGCCTGCTGGTCACGGAGCTGGCCTCGCCGCGCCCGATCATTCCGGCGCGCTGCGCACCGTGGACGGAAGCCACCCAACGCGAACTGGACATATTTGCGGAAGCCGCCCGGTCCGTCGAACAATTCGGCGAGCGCATGGTTCCGCATTGCATTATCTCCATGGCCACCTCCGTCAGCGACATCCTCGAACCTATGATCCTGCTCAAGGAGTTCGGCCTGATCCGCGCGGACGGCGACCGCCCCACCGGCACCGTGGACGTGATCCCGCTCTTTGAAACCATCGAGGACCTGCAGGCCGGCGCCCGCATCCTGCGCGAGCTTTGGCAGCTGCCGCTTTATCGAAACTATTTGCAGCAGCGCGGCAATGTGCAGGAAGTGATGCTGGGGTACTCAGATTCGAATAAAGACGGCGGCTACTTCGCCGCAAACTGGGCGCTTTACGACGCCGAATTGGATATCGTGCGCGCCTGCCGCGACAACGGCGTGACCCTGCGCTTCTTCCACGGTCGCGGCGGTACCGTCGGCCGCGGCGGCGGACCCTCCTACGAAGCCATCCTCGCCCAACCTAACGGCGCAGTACAGGGCGCGGTTCGCATCACCGAGCAAGGCGAGATCATCTCCGCCAAATACGGCAACCCCGCCTCCGCCCGGCGCAACCTAGAGGCGCTTGTCTCCGCCACCGTGGAGGCTTCGCTTCTGGATGTCGAAGAGCTCGCCGACCGCAGCCGCGCCTACGAAATCATGCGCGAGATCGCAAACCTGAGCCAACAGAAATACGCTTCGCTGGTGCACGAGGAACCCGGGTTTATCGAATACTTCACCTCCTCAACCCCGCTGCACGAAATCGGCGCTTTGAATATCGGTTCGCGGCCCTCCAGCCGGAAACAAACGGAATCCATTTCGGACTTGCGGGCCATCCCCTGGGTACTGTCATGGTCGCAATCCCGCGTGATGCTGCCCGGTTGGTTCGGCGTCGGCACCGCCCTGCAACAGTGGGTTGGTGGGGACGTCGAACGCCTTGCCGAATTGCGCACACTGTACAAAACGTGGCCATTCTTTACCTCCGTGCTATCCAATATGGCGCAGGTGATGAGCAAGGCCGACCTCGAGCTGGCGCGGCTCTATGCAACGCTGGTGGACAACAGGGAAGTTGCGGAACGCGTAGCCAATACGCTGAGCGAAGAATACGCCCTCACGCTGGAAATGTATCTGACCATTATCGAGGCCGAAAGCCTCCTCGCAGACAACCCAGCCCTCGAACGGAGTGTTCGAAGCCGGTTCCCGTACCTGCTGCCGCTTAACGTGATCCAATTGGAATTGCTGCGCCGCTACCGCGCCGGCGACGCCAGGGAAGTGGTATCCCGCGGAATCCAACTCACCATGAACGGACTTTCCACCGCATTGCGCAACTCCGGCTAG